A window of the Clupea harengus chromosome 8, Ch_v2.0.2, whole genome shotgun sequence genome harbors these coding sequences:
- the pdha1a gene encoding pyruvate dehydrogenase E1 subunit alpha 1a isoform X1 produces MQKMLSIIGNVLRGTASKNGAEVVSEGARVVLSSRGYADFTQQATFDIKMCDLHKFEEGPPLQAVLTREQGLQYYRTMQMMRRMELKADQLYKQKIIRGFCHLYDGQEACAVGIEGGITPSDHLITAYRAHGYTLLRGGTVKEILAELTGRRGGIAKGKGGSMHMYTKHFYGGNGIVGAQVPLGAGVALACKYMENNELCVCLYGDGAANQGQIFETYNMAALWKLPCIFICENNRYGMGTPVERSAASTEYYKRGDYIPGLRVDGMDVLCVREATKFAADHCRAGKGPVLMELQTYRYHGHSMSDPGVSYRTREEIQEVRSKSDPISMLKDRILQNNMASVEELKEIDIAVRKEIEDAAQYATTDPEPPLEELCNHIFHNEAPLDVRGTNPWTKFKSHS; encoded by the exons ATGCAGAAGATGCTGTCCATAATTGGCAACGTTTTGCGGGGAACTGCCAGCAAGAAT GGAGCCGAGGTGGTATCGGAG GGCGCCAGGGTGGTTCTCTCCTCTCGGGGCTACGCAGATTTCACCCAGCAGGCCACCTTCGACATCAAG atgtgtgacCTGCATAAGTTCGAGGAGGGCCCCCCCCTGCAGGCGGTTCTGACCCGTGAGCAGGGGCTTCAGTACTACCGGACCATGCAGATGATGAGGCGCATGGAGCTCAAAGCAGACCAGCTCTACAAGCAGAAGATCATCCGGGGGTTCTGTCATCTCTACGACGGAcag gaggcctGTGCGGTGGGCATTGAAGGGGGCATCACCCCGTCGGACCACCTCATCACTGCCTACCGTGCCCACGGGTACACTCTGCTGCGCGGCGGCACCGTCAAAGAGATCCTGGCCGAGCTCACCG gccGCCGGGGAGGAATCGCCAAAGGAAAGGGCGGCTCCATGCACATGTACACCAAGCACTTCTACGGGGGAAATGGAATTGTGGGAGCTCAG gttCCTCTTGGTGCTGGTGTTGCCCTGGCCTGTAAATACATGGAGAATAATGAACTCTGCGTCTGTCTCTATGGCGATGGCGCCGCCAAtcag GGTCAGATCTTTGAGACCTACAACATGGCGGCTCTGTGGAAGCTTCCGTGCATCTTCATCTGCGAGAACAACCGGTACGGCATGGGAACGCCGGTGGAGCGATCCGCCGCCAGCACCGAGTACTACAAGAGAGGGGACTACATACCTGGCCTACGG gTGGATGGCATGgatgtcctgtgtgtgagggaggctaCCAAGTTCGCTGCAGACCATTGCCGCGCTGGAAAG GGTCCGGTCCTGATGGAACTGCAGACATATCGTTACCATGGACACAGTATGAGTGACCCTGGAGTCAG ctACCGGACCAGAGAGGAGATCCAGGAAGTGAGGAGTAAGAGTGACCCCATCTCAATGCTGAAAGATCGCATCCTGCAGAACAACATGGCCAGCGTGGAGGAACTCAAG GAAATCGATATAGCGGTGCGGAAGGAGATTGAGGATGCGGCCCAGTACGCCACCACTGATCCCGAGCCTCCGCTGGAAGAGCTGTGCAACCACATCTTCCACAACGAGGCGCCCCTCGACGTGCGGGGCACCAACCCCTGGACCAAGTTCAAGTCTCACAGCTAG
- the pdha1a gene encoding pyruvate dehydrogenase E1 subunit alpha 1a isoform X2, whose protein sequence is MQKMLSIIGNVLRGTASKNGARVVLSSRGYADFTQQATFDIKMCDLHKFEEGPPLQAVLTREQGLQYYRTMQMMRRMELKADQLYKQKIIRGFCHLYDGQEACAVGIEGGITPSDHLITAYRAHGYTLLRGGTVKEILAELTGRRGGIAKGKGGSMHMYTKHFYGGNGIVGAQVPLGAGVALACKYMENNELCVCLYGDGAANQGQIFETYNMAALWKLPCIFICENNRYGMGTPVERSAASTEYYKRGDYIPGLRVDGMDVLCVREATKFAADHCRAGKGPVLMELQTYRYHGHSMSDPGVSYRTREEIQEVRSKSDPISMLKDRILQNNMASVEELKEIDIAVRKEIEDAAQYATTDPEPPLEELCNHIFHNEAPLDVRGTNPWTKFKSHS, encoded by the exons ATGCAGAAGATGCTGTCCATAATTGGCAACGTTTTGCGGGGAACTGCCAGCAAGAAT GGCGCCAGGGTGGTTCTCTCCTCTCGGGGCTACGCAGATTTCACCCAGCAGGCCACCTTCGACATCAAG atgtgtgacCTGCATAAGTTCGAGGAGGGCCCCCCCCTGCAGGCGGTTCTGACCCGTGAGCAGGGGCTTCAGTACTACCGGACCATGCAGATGATGAGGCGCATGGAGCTCAAAGCAGACCAGCTCTACAAGCAGAAGATCATCCGGGGGTTCTGTCATCTCTACGACGGAcag gaggcctGTGCGGTGGGCATTGAAGGGGGCATCACCCCGTCGGACCACCTCATCACTGCCTACCGTGCCCACGGGTACACTCTGCTGCGCGGCGGCACCGTCAAAGAGATCCTGGCCGAGCTCACCG gccGCCGGGGAGGAATCGCCAAAGGAAAGGGCGGCTCCATGCACATGTACACCAAGCACTTCTACGGGGGAAATGGAATTGTGGGAGCTCAG gttCCTCTTGGTGCTGGTGTTGCCCTGGCCTGTAAATACATGGAGAATAATGAACTCTGCGTCTGTCTCTATGGCGATGGCGCCGCCAAtcag GGTCAGATCTTTGAGACCTACAACATGGCGGCTCTGTGGAAGCTTCCGTGCATCTTCATCTGCGAGAACAACCGGTACGGCATGGGAACGCCGGTGGAGCGATCCGCCGCCAGCACCGAGTACTACAAGAGAGGGGACTACATACCTGGCCTACGG gTGGATGGCATGgatgtcctgtgtgtgagggaggctaCCAAGTTCGCTGCAGACCATTGCCGCGCTGGAAAG GGTCCGGTCCTGATGGAACTGCAGACATATCGTTACCATGGACACAGTATGAGTGACCCTGGAGTCAG ctACCGGACCAGAGAGGAGATCCAGGAAGTGAGGAGTAAGAGTGACCCCATCTCAATGCTGAAAGATCGCATCCTGCAGAACAACATGGCCAGCGTGGAGGAACTCAAG GAAATCGATATAGCGGTGCGGAAGGAGATTGAGGATGCGGCCCAGTACGCCACCACTGATCCCGAGCCTCCGCTGGAAGAGCTGTGCAACCACATCTTCCACAACGAGGCGCCCCTCGACGTGCGGGGCACCAACCCCTGGACCAAGTTCAAGTCTCACAGCTAG
- the prdx4 gene encoding peroxiredoxin-4 — MEDVQRCETFLQTRSLRVCVCGLLLLLDAVLSSQDSANGKQECYNYASGHVYPGEAFRVPVSDHSLHLSKAKISKPAPHWEGTAVISGEFKDLKLSDYKGKYLVFFFYPLDFTFVCPTEIIAFSDRVQEFRAINAEVVACSVDSQFTHLAWINTPRKQGGLGPMKIPLLSDLTHQISKDYGVYLEDQGHTLRYTHTHTHTHTLTPSDQQILRSLPTHSFTHASVSAFTVCPAGWKPGSDTIIPDPSGKLKYFDKLN; from the exons ATGGAGGACGTACAACGCTGCGAGACATTTTTACAGACCCGTTCtttaagggtgtgtgtctgtgggctgcTCTTGCTCCTAGATGCAGTCCTTTCCTCTCAGGATTCTGCAAACGGAAAACAAGAATGCTATAATTATGCAAGTGGACACGTCTATCCAGGAGAGGCTTTCAGAGTGCCCGTGTCGGATCACTCCTTGCACTTAAGCAAAGCCAAAA TATCGAAGCCCGCCCCTCATTGGGAGGGAACAGCTGTGATTAGTGGGGAGTTTAAAGACCTGAAGCTGTCGGATTATAAGGGGAAATACCTGGTCTTCTTTTTCTACCCACTTGATTT cACTTTCGTCTGTCCCACGGAGATCATTGCCTTCAGTGATCGTGTCCAGGAGTTCCGTGCAATCAATGCTGAAGTGGTGGCGTGCTCAGTGGACTCTCAGTTCACACACCTGGCCTG GATCAACACGCCCAGGAAGCAGGGAGGTTTGGGCCCCATGAAGAttcctctgctgtctgaccTCACCCACCAGATCAGCAAAGACTACGGAGTTTACCTCGAAgaccagggacacacactcaggtacacacacacacacacacacacacacacactcaccccatcAGATCAGCAAATACTACGGAGTTTACCT acacactcattcactcacgcTTCTGTCTCTGCTTTCACAGTGTGCCCAGCTGGGTGGAAGCCTGGCAGTGATacg atCATTCCGGACCCATCTGGGAAACTCAAGTACTTTGACAAGCTGAACTGA